In one window of Frigoriglobus tundricola DNA:
- the purQ gene encoding phosphoribosylformylglycinamidine synthase I, with protein sequence MATPHSLILRAPGTNCDHEVQTAFEMVGGRGTRLHMNALRDDPRQLRDYQILVLPGGFSYGDDVGAGKVQALYMQHFLADAMRKFRDQEKLILGICNGFQVMLKAGLLMPPDEDGPLATLTNNDSGHYEDRWIHLQAMPGKCPFLKGMTRLHLPVGHGEGKFICRKEWIAKGLDQAGQVVLRYVDGGGHRSGYPVNPNGSQDDIAGICDATGRALGLMPHPDRHLFPTQHPQWTRHGLKAEGDGLQIFRNAVEFFKE encoded by the coding sequence ATGGCCACGCCGCACTCCCTCATCCTCCGGGCTCCCGGTACGAACTGCGATCACGAGGTGCAAACCGCGTTCGAGATGGTCGGCGGGCGCGGCACCCGGTTACACATGAACGCCCTCCGGGACGACCCGCGACAGCTCCGCGACTACCAGATTCTCGTGCTGCCCGGCGGCTTCTCGTACGGCGATGACGTCGGTGCGGGGAAGGTGCAAGCTCTGTACATGCAGCACTTCCTCGCCGACGCGATGCGCAAGTTCCGTGACCAGGAAAAGCTCATCCTGGGCATCTGTAACGGCTTCCAGGTGATGCTGAAGGCGGGGCTCCTGATGCCGCCCGACGAAGACGGCCCGCTCGCGACCCTCACCAACAACGACTCCGGACACTACGAGGACCGCTGGATTCACCTTCAAGCGATGCCGGGTAAGTGTCCATTCCTGAAGGGGATGACCCGCCTCCACCTGCCCGTCGGGCACGGCGAGGGCAAGTTTATTTGCCGCAAGGAATGGATCGCGAAAGGCTTAGATCAAGCCGGGCAGGTCGTGTTGCGGTACGTGGACGGGGGCGGCCATCGGAGCGGCTACCCCGTGAATCCGAACGGTTCCCAGGACGACATCGCCGGGATCTGCGACGCGACCGGCCGCGCGCTGGGTCTGATGCCCCACCCGGACCGGCACCTCTTCCCGACGCAGCACCCGCAGTGGACCCGGCACGGGCTGAAAGCCGAGGGCGACGGGCTCCAGATCTTCCGCAACGCCGTGGAGTTTTTCAAAGAGTGA
- the rpsT gene encoding 30S ribosomal protein S20: MPHTPSAAKRLRKSEKRRRQNRAVAKKIKGQRKEIATAITGTDAAKTTTEFKATQAMLDRAATKGYIHPNKAARLKSRLVKRLREAAKAPAAK, encoded by the coding sequence ATGCCTCACACACCGAGCGCGGCCAAACGGCTCCGCAAGTCCGAGAAGCGCCGCCGGCAGAACCGCGCGGTGGCGAAGAAGATCAAGGGCCAGCGTAAGGAGATCGCCACCGCGATCACCGGCACCGACGCCGCCAAGACCACGACCGAGTTCAAGGCGACGCAGGCGATGCTCGACCGCGCCGCGACCAAGGGCTACATCCACCCGAACAAGGCCGCCCGGCTGAAGTCGCGCCTGGTGAAGCGGCTCCGCGAGGCCGCCAAGGCTCCCGCCGCGAAGTAA
- the tsf gene encoding translation elongation factor Ts yields MATVTPQMVKQLRDRTDQPMGLCKQALDLNAGDMDKAIDYLKSLNSKMQAKREGNETAEGRIGVAVDNAAKVGAIVEMRCESAPSAKSDQFIELVADLANHAVNTKAADVATLLTEKYGAGTVQDRIDDTVGKIREKMVLHKFQRLEGGVYGAYVHHDGTVGVIVECKGGAANDELLRDVAAHVAALNPPYANVADVPADIVEKEKALVKADMDADPKNAGKPANILEKIAEGKIRTKLSEVVLSEQQMANEMKYPKTTVGAALKKAGLEPVRFVRLKVGAVVL; encoded by the coding sequence ATGGCGACGGTCACCCCGCAGATGGTCAAGCAGCTCCGCGACCGCACCGATCAGCCGATGGGCCTGTGCAAGCAGGCGCTCGACCTGAACGCGGGCGACATGGACAAGGCCATCGATTATCTGAAGAGCCTGAACAGCAAGATGCAGGCCAAGCGGGAGGGCAACGAGACCGCCGAAGGACGCATCGGGGTCGCCGTTGACAACGCCGCGAAGGTCGGCGCCATTGTCGAGATGCGGTGCGAGAGCGCGCCGTCGGCCAAGAGCGACCAGTTCATCGAGCTCGTCGCCGATCTCGCCAACCACGCCGTCAACACCAAGGCCGCGGACGTGGCGACTCTGCTCACCGAGAAGTACGGCGCGGGCACCGTGCAGGACCGCATCGACGACACCGTCGGCAAGATCCGCGAGAAGATGGTGCTGCACAAGTTCCAGCGGCTCGAAGGCGGCGTCTACGGTGCTTACGTTCACCACGACGGCACCGTCGGCGTGATCGTGGAGTGCAAAGGCGGCGCGGCGAACGACGAGCTGCTCCGCGACGTGGCGGCCCACGTCGCCGCGCTCAACCCGCCTTACGCGAATGTGGCCGACGTGCCGGCCGACATCGTCGAGAAGGAAAAGGCGCTGGTGAAGGCGGACATGGACGCCGACCCGAAGAACGCCGGCAAGCCGGCCAACATCCTCGAAAAGATCGCCGAGGGCAAGATCCGCACGAAGCTGTCCGAGGTCGTGCTGAGCGAGCAGCAGATGGCGAACGAGATGAAGTACCCGAAGACCACCGTAGGCGCGGCCCTGAAGAAGGCCGGGCTGGAACCGGTCCGCTTCGTCCGCTTGAAGGTCGGCGCCGTGGTCCTTTGA